The Lutzomyia longipalpis isolate SR_M1_2022 chromosome 2, ASM2433408v1 DNA window TGAACAGAACATATGTCTTGGATAACTTCCTCTGCATCCCGGGAACATATCTGAAAGAGTTAAGAATACACACATATCTTGCCAGGCAAATGTGTGAATTTCGTATTTAACAAAACTcatcagaatttatttctaccgAAGTATACGGGATATTTGGTACACTTTTATACTCGTAGAACATTATGAGAGCTCTTAAGAACCTTCTGAGAATTGAATTCTTATAACGATCTAGTTAGCTCCTCAAAAATGCTCTAACAAAATTTCGCATCTCCCTTGAGAAGGTATTGTACGTACGcgataaatttactttttcatgtgaaaatttgcCTTTCTCAGCTACCATGCTTTTGCATGGTAGAGGCGATATGTCAATGCTAAttaaatacgagaaaaaatcctttctttttttttctttgaaaaatcaactaCGTAAAGAATTGTTGCGCATTTTAGAtctcaataaattaacttatatttagcaataaaaattaaactctaataataatttttcattgaggcAGAAAGAggtttcataaaaatcttataagctgttctataaaattcttattgaatgctataagctttcttttgagtatttttaacttATAATACCCCATtatgaaacatattttcttgtagatGATTGATCCTATATGGATGGGCTGTAGGCTTTTATAAGAAGAGactattggaattattttcctgAGAACAAATGACTCATATCGAAGTCCTATAGAGAACTACAATCATGGCTTATAAGAGCAAAATTCTAGTAGAATATATAGCCTATTTAATCcctttataagacaaaaagttCTGTGTTACACCATTATAACACCTTTTTAGGACTTTTAGTCTTTTAagccaaataaaatgtttgttgggTTAAGATTTATTcagaatttaacttttttgcgttcaacgtgaaacataaaaacattgaaacatgcgctcttttatcgcgatttttattctatgattttttttagaggacttttctcagtcagaacgtcttctttggccccttatgcgtgaatttgatgcatttgtaacatggaaaaacagttacatttataaataattgaaaaaatcaaatgtttcACAAACGCGAAGGGGTTAAAAGACACGAAAAATAGTTTAATACGTTATCTAAAATAGGATTATACAATCTTTTCAAACGTATGACAATAATTCTTGCTTTAGACGCttcttttcttaacttttcgttttctctttcattttttaactattgaatttttttcaacgttttatcttcttttttttaacatctgaaaattaattcttttgtatattttttaaatttaatttttagtatttaaatattttggtttAACAAAAGAAACCctgaaaatcttcaatttataACCTATAAACTTATAACTAGATTTATCAAtccatgaagcatatgctcgAATGCTTTAAATTAGGATACAGTGGGGGCGTGGTTTGGGCGAGCAATTTGTGTTGTTTTGagtaaatctttcaaaaaattttaaaaaagattttaaattcaaaattgaaaactttcttaaagcttttcttggatttattttataatcttCAATATCGCGTTTATGTCAAAagagaattgagaaaaaaatcctataaatgaataaactcctttcaataatattcagttaatttcaaaataaattccccaaatttttcaccgaaaaaaatacaaaagaatttacCTCCTTGACTGCCCCATGTCTGCGATGGCTTCAGCCCAATCTTGTCAGCTTCATTCTGATTAAAGTCCAGCACAGCTGATATGAGTTTGAGAATTTGTGACTTATCTCCCGCATTGGGAGCTGCCACGTACCCAATGACCAAATTCTTAATCAGCGTCTTCTCCACTTTATCCGCCTGATTTGTCTCCGCATCGACCAATTTATGTTCCAACTTTGCGCATTTTTCCTGGAGTTTTTGCACTGAAAAAAACGCAACATGTTTTCCCATGTAAATTAACCCACATTGACCCATTTCtcaaaacatttattaaaaaataaatatttactatgaaaaataaaattaaataaatattttttctgggCTGTGGAATGcagatgaataaataaataaaatgatgcaaaaataaattcttttcaattaaaagtagaataaaataaataaatgcacTTCTCATGCAGATTGCAACACCTGCAGAAGGAGCATAACATAAGCACTGGTTAACGGGTCATTTGCACACCAGTACCTGATGTAATACTCAATCCGAGGGTGTCAGAACCAAATCAAACGCAAagaaaatcactgaaaaattaaacaattagagaaataaaaaaaaaaacttcgccAACATTCTCAAAATGCCTTTTtgtgcacagaaaaaaatcatgcgCGTTCTTTTTCGTGCTTTTGCggctaaaagaataaaaaaaattctcttctcatGGGTTGTTCAAAGGGaacaaataacaaaaaatttatgttgagCGGcacgaaatgaaaaatgaacaCTGAAACTCTCTCAAATACATTCTTCGACACAGACATGGTCTTTACCACCTCAAAACACTCACAGAAAACCAATTGAATCaacaaacaattaaaataattttattaaaagaaaaaaaaaagacacaacAATTGAGAGTTCTTGAAATGAGTCCACTGAGCACTTGCTTAAACACAGATATACGtttctttataataaaaaaaaaaaaacttttttttctccctaaaAGATATTAGTTGCGGAGAAaatgttggaatttttatacactctgaaaaaactttgttggtaaaatattaatcatcagctcttaattttttaatgaatttctctcaaattGAGTGTGTATTGGTAAAATCTTGGTAATTTTctaacgaattttttttgtgagtaacatgcaaaaaatatttattgatcaTTTTGCGTAAAGTTGGTAAATTTTGGTATTGcttttgcatcaaattaccaacatttagaaattatatttaattagaaaaatagtTCAGCAAGATTGTCAATAGAATTAACTCGAATAAAATTAACCAAGTTTACcaaaaattactaaaactTCAGTGAAGCTTTACCAAATGGTAAAATATTGCTTCGgcaaaagaatcattttataaaataaaccagccgattatttaataaagaaatttaagtaaaaattaaaatggtaAAATAATGGTAATTTTTGGTATTTCTTATGTCTCATTTACCAACATTAAGAAATTACATATTTAAGTTACaaagtttctcaaaaattACTACAACTTCATTGCAGTTTTAATTATTGGTGAAATATTCCTATTCCTTATAGAATTTGGAAAAggtaatcattttatttaaaaaccaTACGATTATTTACCAAATAAACATTAACATGGTTAAATTATGGTAATATTTAGTAAATTCTTCGAAAACCGAAAATGAcattaacaaaattaaataaaacttcatttaaagtttataaaaTCCACAGTTTACtgaactaattttttttaccacaatATTACCAACATTACTAAATTTTTACCACGTAAATTATAAGTTAAAAAATACCTTAAACGTTACATATTTctaaggaaattttttgagataaaaaaacgattaaaaatgtaaaggaaaattggtaaattttgctaaaattttatCAGTAATTaaccaattattttttaatcatggAGGGTTTTTCTGGCCACTGTGGTTAATTCAATCTTTTAAAtggttaaaaaatgaaatctatattttttttaaaattatttctttattgagTAGGTAAGttcaattactttaaattcgttaaaagagaacttgaaaaaaatatttttttttgagagaaaattaagttctaagtttgaggttagaaatatcGGATCCTCCAAGAGTTaatcaaaaatacaaacaaccaaaactaattttattttaccacGTTTACCACAAAAATCTTACTTtggtaaattattatttctctaaCAAAAACTCAAAGAATACAGTggtaaaaattatcaaattgcTTGACAATTTGTTTACCAATTATTTTACCAAAATATACTCATTTTGCGTAAATTTTACcactctttaattttttcctaattttttaacaaaaattataaaaacaaattaatttcattatagAGCTAATGATGAATTTACCAACAGACACAAATATTGAACAATTCTggaacacagaaaaaaatcgggatgcaaaaaaaacacagataGTCAATAAAAATGCACAGAAAACGACGAAAATGACGAGCACGGGGCAACCCCAATTTGCAACGTGTGTTTCAATCTTAAAATTCTCGCACAGTTACAATTTGAGATTTACCTAAGCTCGCCAGGACAAAATGCAGCACagattcaataaaaagaaaatcataaaataataaaaaataataaaaactcgAGAAAACATCACAAAACATGAGCAAAAACCACCACAAAATGCGATAAATGCGTGATTTCTTCAATTTGTGCAAATGTGCCTTAAAGTTtaacactcaaaaaaaaaactcccataGAACGCACTTTAACCATATTTAACCTAAACCCTGTACGTCTGCGTAAATGGCAGAAATCGTGGAATGTCAGACACCATGTGGTTGAACCATGCTCcgatgaaaatttgattttttttctctcataaaataccaaaaaaaatgcgataaaGTTGAGACAATTAAAAAGCGAATATCAGCTGAAATTCCGGGAGTGCCAATTAGAATTTAACCCAGAATTACCAACTGATATTTGCCTTTCAATTGCTGCCCCACTGTGAGCCAAATTCTGTGTGTGAtagaaagggttaaaagttcacgctaattttgcaaaaaaatctttcttttatgtaaaagaaaataaattcaaaagtgCAATTAGTTGCATGCAAAAACGATAAAAGCTTCAaaggatttaaataaatgtaaaaaccAGACTTACTCTCTTCCTTCTGAGCTGATAAATTCGCCTGACTCTGTTCTAGTTGATCGGAAATTCGGGAAGCAGCTAGGAGGCCTGTCTTAGCCTCCGCTAGCTGTCCTTGGAGATTTTTAATCTCTGTTAGAACATCCATGTGAGCTTTCCTTTCGTCCTCCAATTGTTTCCTAATTCTGTATGTTGTTGCCTCAATGTCCCGATCTTTGTCTGAACAGAGTGAAAAGTTAGGAAGCTTGTCTAACTGTTTGCTCCAACTTTTACAAGACTACTACTTAGtttaaagagaagaaaaggaaaCTAACCTCTCTGGAATTGCTCAAGAGCGCATTGAAGATTAATAAGAGCAGCTTGATTCTTGGATTCTTTGTCTTCAGCTGCGCTGAGTTTTGACGACAATTCATCCCGCTGCTGACTCAGGAGCATATACTGCGCTTGGAGTGTTTCAGCGTGCTGATTAGCTCGAATACTACGGGGATTTTatttagggaattttttttttttttttttttttcactatttcacaacatttatttattatctgTCACCTAGAAGGGACATTCAATAAAGGGTTCACAAAACAAAACATCACTAAAATAACTCCGGAGACAGGCAGAGGTGGCCACCACCACTCATACCAGGCATCACAAACTTCTAGCCCCACACAGCTAGACTTCCCCGGACCACCGGGAGGCGAGCCCCAGAGGATCTGCACGTTTTAAACGTCTGTATCGCTTCGTCAAAATCAGGCGAGATGCCAATTCGTTTGGGTGATTTTCCAGCTTCTCGTTGTATCGTTTGCTGATTTCCTCAATTTGGTCTCTCACTGGCGGAACCTGTAGATCACGAGCTATGCTCTCGTTGCTCACATACCAGTCAGCACCTGCCACCATGCGCAAGGTTTTTGACTGGAATTGCTGGAGGACAGTCAGAGTGGACTCGCTGCAGCTTCCCCAGATTTGGACGCCATACGTCCATACTGGGATGATAATGGCTTTGTATAAAAGCACTTTTGATTGAAGGGAGAGAGCGGAGTGCCTACCAATCAGCCAATACAGACTGCGTACCTTCAGCTTCATTTGCTTCACTTTGGCACTAACATGGGGTTTCCAGGTGAGTCTTCTATCCAAGTGAAGTCCCAGGTACTTCACCTCTGATTTGTGCGGGATGATGATGTCATTAATTTTCACGGATGGGCAAGATCTCTTCCTAAGGGTGAAAGTCACATGGGCAGACTTCTCCTCATTCAACCTGACACGCCAAGCTTTAAACCATTCCTCCATCCTAAGAAGATGCTCCTGGAGCTCACGAGAGGCAGTATTTGGATTACAATGACTGGAGAGGACTGCGGTGTCGTCCACAAAAGTTGCGATTTTCACCTCGCGAGACACCGGCAGGTCCGCCATGTACAGCATGTAGAGTGTGGGCCCCAGAACACTGCCCTGGGGGACCCCCGCCCTGATGGGACGCGCAGTCGAGAGGTCATTCTGGACTCTCACCCTGAATTTCCGGTCCTCCAAGTAGGACCTCATGAGACCGTGAAACCTCACAGGCagcaacttttcaattttgtgcGTGAGCCCCTCATGCCATATTTTATCGAAAGCTTGCGCTATGTCTAAAAATACGGCAGAGCAATATCCTCCACCATCCAAGACCTCCTGGACCTCAGCAACCACACGGTGCACCTGCTGAACAGTAGTGTGTTGTGGGCGGCAACCAAACTGGTGATTTGGGATCAGGTTTCTCTCCTCGAGGGCCGCTGACATGTCATTCAGGATTACTCTCTCACAGAGTTTGGATAAGATTGGCAAAAGACTTATTGGGCGATAACCCGATACTTCTGTGTCGCTTTTCCCAGGCTTGGGAATCATTCGAATATAAGCCAATTTCCATTTTTCGGGAAAATACCCCACTCTGAATATTGCATTGAAGATGTATGAGAGCAATCTTATCATATCCGGAGGCAAGTGCCTTAGCATTCTTCCAGAGACTCGATCATGGCCAGGGGACTTCTTCACCTTGACCGTCCTCTTAATGAGATATTGAACAGAATCCGCAGTGCACCTCACTGCTTCACCAGGCTGCACACTCCGCGCCGGCAATAGTTCGACCTCAGCATCGCCAGACGGcattgaaaatacattttccaagTGAGACGCAAAAAGTTCAGCTTTGTCCTTTGAGCTCCTCGCCCAATCAGAGTTACTCGTCCTTAAGGGAGGATCCGGGATTTTGggtcttttaaaattctttgttgCCTTCCATAAAGAATAGTCACTTGCTGCAGACGGAGACAGCtcactcaaatatttttggaagCCCTCATCTCTTTGTTCCTTTAGTAGCGTCTTCAGCTGCCTTGCAATCCAGTTCAGTTCCTTTTTGTCTTTTGGATCTCTGCTCGCCTGGAATCTCATTCGCAACCTTCTCTTTTGTCCCAAAAGATCCCGCACAGATCTGCTCATCGGAGCCACCCTAGCATCAACAGAATCTCTATGAGGGGTCGCCTGCCCAGCTGCGTCACAAATCGTCCTTGTAAAATTCTCGACAGCATCCTCAATATCCGCTGGAGACCTCAACCGCtgatttaaattgcatttttcctttagtattgcagaatattttttccaatctGTTCGTGAATTTGTGATGCTCACTGTATAACGATCGCTGCGACCGTTGAGATATGAATTTGAATCGAGTGTTATAATAATTGGTGAGTGGTCTGAAGATAGATCAAAACATGGCTCAACCGATACCGCATTGACATTAAAGTTTTTTGCGACTGCAAAATCTATCAAGTCGGGGACTTTTTTCCTGTCTGTTGGCCAATATGTTGGTTGCCCCGAAGATAAACAATCCAATTTGTTTTTGCAGATCGACGCATACAGTGAATTTCCCCTCGGAGTGGTCAGCCTGGAGCCCCAAAAACGGTGTTTGGCGTTGTAATCGCCTCCAGCAAGAAATTTGGATCCCAGGGCAGTAAAATACCCAGTGAACTGCTCCTCACTGATGGCAAATCGCGGAGGGCAGTAAATCGCTGACAGGACAAATCCACCTGTAACGTCGTCTATACGGATGCTAGTCGCTTGGAAATGCCTCGCACAAACTCCCTCAAGCTCATAGTGTTCAATTCCACGCCGGATTATGACAGCCGTGCCCCCATGGGCTTTCCCATCCGGATGGTTCGTTTTGTAGGTTATATACCCTCTAATAGCAAAGAAGTTCTTGTTGGTGAAATGTGTCTCGGAAATCAACATTACATCAACATTTTGATCGCGCAGGAAAGCAGTGACTTCGAGCTTATGCTGCGATAATCCATTTGCGTTCCATATGATTATTTTGAGTGGATTCATGGTTTGTTTGTCAATTTGGAGATAGCCTCCGTCAAAGATTTCACGCTGTTGTCGATGGAATTTTGTCGCTTTATCATTTCCGAGAAGTTTGTTTGAAGATTAGATATGTTTGTCTGCATAATCAACATTAGATCTAGCACTTGCTTTATGCTCATTGATTCCTGCTGATTCATCCGCGGTCCTGCGAGGACACCCGCATAAGTCATATTTCTGGGTTGGTTCCGTGGGGCAGAGGGAGGTGGGGTTTCTCCCAGTGGGGGCATTTCATGTCTACGAATTCGGTACTCATTGTTCGCAACTCTCTGTTCCCTTCGTTGTCTAGGGTTTACTCTTTCGAGGAAATCGTGGTACACCACGCATCCCCTCCAGTTTGCGGTGTGGTTTCCTCCACAATTGTTACATTTCTTCACGGTCGCGTCGCTTTTGTCCAAGCTACAAGCATCCGTCTTATGACTCCCTGCACACACCACGCAGATGGGCTTCAATTTGCATCTATTTTTCGTGTGCCCATATTCCTGACAGTTGAAACATTGGACAGGCTTGCGAACTTTATGGGGTTGTTCGACCACCACAACGTGATGCAAAAATCTTGTAAGATTATAAATTGGGTGAGTTTTGTTCGGAGTTGCGCTAGTTACATTCAGTTCCACCATAAACACATTGCTTTTCTCCCCTTGACGACCTTTAGCAGGTGTAACCCTTCGCGGGTCGAAGCCCAACAACGTCAGCTCGTTGGATACATTCTCCGGTGATTTAgggaatgaaatgaaattgtcTGGCTGAATATTAGCCtgagtaagttttttttagaccTCTTTGCATTTCTTAGGTTAGATTAGGACAGTTCAGCAGTTAGGAGTGAAGATCAGAGCTTACTATTATCCCCTGATCTTATAACAAaattttgggtgaaattcacagGCCTAATTGTCGTACGATTTTGTTTTATAAGCTAGGTCTTAGTTGCTTAAGTCAGACCTAAGTTTTATTTAGGCCAGgcctaaatttttcttaaacaaaactTAAGTTAAAAGGTGATGTGATCGACAATAAGAAGACAGATTTTCACTAGTTTTTAGgctaattatctttcattctTTGCTGACGTTTCGGACTGTATAAGTCCTTCCTCCAGATTTTAAAAACGACTAAAACTCCGTCTTCTTATATTCTTGAAAACTTAAGTTAGTTTACGCaagcttttcatttaaatcagGCCTTAGTTTTAAAGGTTAAGCCAATGTTTTTGACTCTAGGACTTAGTTCTTGACGTTAGgcctaattttctttactggACTAAAGTTTTCCTTAACCAGGATTTAGTATTTTAAGCTATGCTTAGGACACATGATTAATcctaatttaactttaaaaatctaacctaaaagtttgaattttaaggtctgatttttaaagttagatcAGGCCTAATCAGGTTTGAATTGTAAGACCattcaaaaatacatttaaccTCAATTGAACCATATATAACCTTAGAATCCTAAAAGCCTGactaagaaaaacttaaactcGGACAAAAATCTCTAACTTGCTTTAAAATTAAGCCCTGCTTAAGAATCGGACTAAACCGAACTTAATAGtgaatttttcccttaaaatttAAGCtagatttctttgaaaatttcattttgccaACTTGTAAAGGCCAAATCTAATTCTCCTGATCTAATTCTCTGTAAAAATTAGTTAGTTCTTTAAGAATTCTAACCGTACGGAGGCTTAGAACGTCTTTAAGTCTAATAATTTATCTCTGTTGAAAAATCAGACTTGAGACatcgaattaaaaataaattttaaaaatcttaagctagatttctttaaaaattactttctgCCAACTTCTAAAGGCCAGATTCTTCCTGATCTAATTATCTGTAAAAATTAGTTAGTTCTTTAAGAGTTCTAACCGTACGGAGGCTCAGAATGTCTCAggttttaaaaagaatcagacttaaaattgccaaaaatcaGGGGTTGGATTTACCACTAAACGTAGttgattgtaaatttttctgaGTGTAAAGTCATGCCCACAATCTCCCTGAAAAATGTCCCAATTTCCGTGCTGAATCACCCAAAGAATGAATTTACTGCTAAATCAGGAGATAAGAGCTCATGATTAATTTGTTGGGAATTTCTCACCTGGCTGATGTGTATGCATTGCTGGATTTCTGTGCTTCCTGCTCCAGGAGCGTCAGTTTATTCCTGTACTCCTCCGCTTGTCGCTGCAACTCCACCATTTGCGTGGTTTGATCCTCCTCCACGGACACCAGATGCTGCCGAAGACGCTCCAAATCTCGCGTGAGATTTGCATTCTCATCCCGTAGCTCCTGCTTCTCCCTGATCAGAATTTTTGCCTTCTGTTGCTCTTCCAGCAGGGAATTAGTGAGGAGAGTTGATTTTTCCTTGAGACAATCAATCTGATCCGGAAGTTTCTCAAGTTCAGCCATTCTCAGCCTGGTGGCTTGATAATCTTGAAGAGTTTTCTCCATTTCAGGGCATTTTGGGCATGTTTTAGTCATTTCCTGCTGAAGGAGTTGACTCAGACGCTGAATTTCTGCATGATACTGAACACTCTCATTGTGTTTGACTGTCACGAGATTGATGAGCTCATTCTTTTCTCTCGTCAACCCATCCATGGCTTCTCTGAGCTTCTCCACATCACCAGCTGCGTGACTCATCTCCCCAAATTGTTTATCTTTCCGCTCAGCTTCCTCCATCAGGCGTTGAATCTCCTTCTTGGCTGCTTCATTGTCTTCCCGGAGCTTGGAGACTTCTTCTTGATACTTTGCAATTTCCTGCTCAATTTGGGGTGTTTTTGTGCCCTCAACTTTCAGCTCCATCAGCTCAAAGTTCAAGTTTGACTTTTCATTCTCAAGACTGCTTACCTGAGCTTTCAattcagatatttttgcacCTTTCTGGGCATTCTCCGCGTCGAGATGGGAGATTTTCAGCAGAAGCTCCTCCTGTGTGTTCTCCATGTCATCCAGGCGATTCGTCAGCGCCCGGATGTCGCTCTCGAGTCCCTGATTGATGGCATTGCACTCCTCAAGTTGCTTCTCAAGCATTGCAACGGCTTCCTCGCTGTTCTCCTGAATTGTCTCCAACTTCCCGGATTTAATCTCTTCGAGTTCCTGCACGAGAATTTCATTGTTCTTCATGAGTTCGCTGCATTCAATTTCGTAGTGCATCAAATCCGCTTGGATTGTCTTCTTCTCATGCTCCAGCTTCCGGATCTCCTCTTTCTGCTGATTCACCCCACTGTAAGCTTCCGTGAGACGCTTCTCAACCGCCTCGAGTTTGTATTTTGTATCCTGAGTGGATTTCAGGAAGCCCTGCAGAGCCTGAAGGGCATCCTCACCCACTACCGGACAACCAAAACCCGTAAGAAGTTCCCGGATCTTCGATGAGGAGACTTTGGTGTCTCCAATCTCCTCAACGCTGCAACTATTGATCCTCGATTGAAGATCAATAATCTGCCGTTGgagattattattttcctcCGAGAGTTTCTGGTAAT harbors:
- the LOC129789834 gene encoding myosin-11, with product MSWLNLDSLSNIKGQITKVIQETVVQPAQEEEDEVDHVVKLENATKRVEELTELCTTQDQELTTLRRQILELQQQQQSKSAECGPGKSTQEGNVPIDDSWFWEPDNNTSSSSSKNEEILSKSPSGGDLTIIPLDQLSDTEIQERHQRRFEEAEGKLKKANLENALLSEKVKQLQGENRDLNENIEELDKQHGVIVENLLAQKNQLQEKLNEAKVSVEALARMKKDLTDLASKHEKVENSYVASVQENITIKAQMDAINAELRRAVCENVELVAAMEMKNEELKNLLREKENLQREFQEFVVKMTGERESETTTVKQLTDKIQFLEEDVQKSASYSTEIQRKVVEISEELEREKMEKRKIQEEFSAFRESEIYKNSTDSEKLEDQELQEMKKKFPVLEEEVREANQRAEEAKKVLKEVQEKCNGLEVENKQLREDLVALQEDDLDLQRSLHALEKQQECFEQTCVEKKQLEQDFTALQEDDLQLQRDFNDLKERYRCLEEECETTRSHLKGMEEKFRENERNLEEMKRKCEEVSAECDQVKIERRQIEQDFTALQEDDLNLQREFHTFQNDNYQKLSEENNNLQRQIIDLQSRINSCSVEEIGDTKVSSSKIRELLTGFGCPVVGEDALQALQGFLKSTQDTKYKLEAVEKRLTEAYSGVNQQKEEIRKLEHEKKTIQADLMHYEIECSELMKNNEILVQELEEIKSGKLETIQENSEEAVAMLEKQLEECNAINQGLESDIRALTNRLDDMENTQEELLLKISHLDAENAQKGAKISELKAQVSSLENEKSNLNFELMELKVEGTKTPQIEQEIAKYQEEVSKLREDNEAAKKEIQRLMEEAERKDKQFGEMSHAAGDVEKLREAMDGLTREKNELINLVTVKHNESVQYHAEIQRLSQLLQQEMTKTCPKCPEMEKTLQDYQATRLRMAELEKLPDQIDCLKEKSTLLTNSLLEEQQKAKILIREKQELRDENANLTRDLERLRQHLVSVEEDQTTQMVELQRQAEEYRNKLTLLEQEAQKSSNAYTSASIRANQHAETLQAQYMLLSQQRDELSSKLSAAEDKESKNQAALINLQCALEQFQRDKDRDIEATTYRIRKQLEDERKAHMDVLTEIKNLQGQLAEAKTGLLAASRISDQLEQSQANLSAQKEEMQKLQEKCAKLEHKLVDAETNQADKVEKTLIKNLVIGYVAAPNAGDKSQILKLISAVLDFNQNEADKIGLKPSQTWGSQGGDEAQGLAQAFVKFLEKESQPRQQPTAASLLNITHTKTPAASPKAPETATSATPAPVQPILLSDNILQALAPPRNSSSILKDILNDT